atttattgaatacactttctttgtgcttattttcgagagcgagagagagacagaatgaacaggggaggggcagagggagagaacagagaatctaaagcagactctgcactgacagcagagagctggatgctgggcttgaactcacgaactttgagatcatgacttgacttAAAGTcaaccgcttaactgactgacatACCCAGACATCCCAACTACTGTTCTTATTTATGAAGAAATGCCTCAAGATAAATCCTTAGAAGTGAAGATCTGGGTCAAATGCTATGTTTTAAAATGACGTTTCATGAATGTCTTTTTAagtgttgattaaaaaaaaaattaaggctcaGGGAGTTCTCAcctgaggtctttttttttttttttcaagagagagtgcaagccgggggggaggagcagaggaagaaagagagagaatgagagagaatcccaagcagactccacgctcagcacggagtccaacactgggcttgacaccacgatcctgggatcatgactcaagccaaaatcaagagtcagatactaaactgattgagccacccaggtgcccctgacgtCTCATTAAAAAAAGGACAGGACCGAGACCCAGGTCTATAGACTCTCCAATTTCATTCTGCTCTGCTACATAATTTTTCTATAGCTACAAAATGAAGCATTCACACCTGCAGACTTACCAAGCAGCCAGCTATCCTTGTGCATTCCGGCTTCAAACTGACTACTGAGGGAGGATTGCTGCAGCACAGCATAGTCCTGTAGGCTACCTGGCCAGTTGGTCTCCACAGTCATTAATGCCCCTCTGATGTCACACACCATCAGGCAGTTTAAAGAATGCAGACCTTTGCGGTTCACATAGGAGAGATCTTCAGCATTTGGTGCCTTGATTGCCACATGGATACAGTCAACCACCCCTATCACCCCTGGCATCCCTGCCAACCCATAGAATTCATCCTTCACAGCCTGCATGGAGGCTTCATCAGCTGGAAAGCGAATGAACTGTGTGGCTCTTTCCACAAGTGCTTCAGTGACATTGGCAACACATCGACTCATAGATGCCTGACTGATTCCAATAGCGTCTCCCATCCGAGTCTGGAAGGAACCTGAAGTATAGAAGCCCAGTGCTGCAAGGATTTGTGTCTCTGGGCTAATAGCCCTGGATCTCTGAGTAGGTCTAGAAAGACTCGCCCCTAAGAGTTCCACCAAGTAATAAATGAACTGTCGAGGAAACCCATACATGGACATCAAATATTCATCGGTCACATCATCCAGCTTAAAGCGGTCCA
This genomic stretch from Lynx canadensis isolate LIC74 chromosome D1, mLynCan4.pri.v2, whole genome shotgun sequence harbors:
- the HARBI1 gene encoding putative nuclease HARBI1, yielding MAIPITVLDCDLLLYGRGHRTLDRFKLDDVTDEYLMSMYGFPRQFIYYLVELLGASLSRPTQRSRAISPETQILAALGFYTSGSFQTRMGDAIGISQASMSRCVANVTEALVERATQFIRFPADEASMQAVKDEFYGLAGMPGVIGVVDCIHVAIKAPNAEDLSYVNRKGLHSLNCLMVCDIRGALMTVETNWPGSLQDYAVLQQSSLSSQFEAGMHKDSWLLGDNSFFLRTWLMTPLHIPETPAEYRYNMAHSATHSVIEKTFRTLCSRFRCLDGSKGALQYSPEKSSHIILACCVLHNISLEHGMDVWSSPMTGPMEQPPEEEYEHMESLDLEADRIRQELMLTHFS